Proteins co-encoded in one Apis mellifera strain DH4 linkage group LG15, Amel_HAv3.1, whole genome shotgun sequence genomic window:
- the LOC724123 gene encoding translation initiation factor eIF-2B subunit delta gives MTNKKGNISEKSREEIKAEREAKKAAKAHAKAKAKSSKILEDVSNDKSASLNNIKNKNSNETSKTTTNENIESAEVLVVNKTTNIYEKSSISETSNEGKSKAELRAERRAKQEAQRAAKQQILLEKNKVKSKEQNNNDKSVITETVKKIVMPIKTIEKCNTHEINLFKHLYHEREQAIVNVPFVNSNIHPAIIRLGTQYANKIIVGSNARCVALLAAVKQLIYDFERPPQADFIRSLEANLQESVAYLHYCRPLAVSMQNAMRHLKWQMTQFPSSLSDVNAKNKLSTAIDTYIREQIELADKAISITIQTKISNGDIILTYAYSSLIHKILLDAHTAGKQFRVIVVDGRPWLEGKEQLRRLSRHGIECSYILINALSYVMSEVSKVFLGAHAILANGAVMSRVGTAQVALMARAFNIPVLVACETHKSCERVQTDSIVYNELGNADELAQDYKNGMQKSLLSNWKTKKSLNLLNIMYDVTPADLVTAVVTELAILPCTSVPVILRIKPSEI, from the exons ATGACCAACAAAAAgggaaatatttctgaaaaatcacGGGAGGAAATAAAAGCAGAACGTGAAGCAAAAAAAGCAGCTAAAGCACATGCTAAAGCAAAAGCCAAATCtagtaaaatattagaagatgTCTCAAATGATAAATCTGCTTCtctgaataatattaagaataaaaacagCAATGAGACATCAAAAACTACaactaatgaaaatattgaatctgCTGAAGTGTTAGTAGTCAATAAAactacaaatatatatgaaaaaagttcAATATCAGAAACAAGTAATGAAGGAAAGAGCAAAGCAGAATTACGTGCTGAAAGGAGAGCAAAGCAAGAAGCACAAAGAGCAGCCAagcaacaaattttattagaaaaaaataaagttaagagTAAAGAacagaataataatgataaatctgTAATAACAGAAacagttaaaaaaatagtaatgcctataaaaacaattgaaaaatgtaatacacatgaaataaatcttttcaaacATCTATATCACGAAAGAGAACAGGCTATTGTAAATGTTCCTTTTGTCAATTCAAATATACATCCAGCAATAATTAGATTAGGTACACAATATgcaaacaaaataattgttgGTAGCAATGCAAGATGTGTTGCACTTTTAGCTGCTGTTAAGCaacttatttatgattttgaaaGACCACCGCAAGCTGATTTTATTAGAAGTCTTGAAGCAAATTTACAAGAATCTGTAGCTTACTTACATTATTGTAGGCCATTAGCTGTGTCAATGCAAAATGCAATGAGACATTTAAAATGGCAAATGACACAATTTCCTTCTTCATTGTCTGATGTAAAT gcGAAAAACAAATTAAGTACTGCAATAGATACTTATATTCGAGAACAAATAGAGCTAGCTGACAAGGCAATATCAATAACTATTCAAACTAAAATATCTAAtggagatattattttaacttatgccta TTCAtctttaatacataaaatattgttagatGCACATACTGCAGGTAAACAATTTCGTGTTATTGTTGTGGATGGAAGACCATGGCTGGAAGGAAAGGAACAACTTAGACGTTTATCAAGACATGGAATTGAatgttcttatattttaattaatgcttTAAGTTATGTAATGTCTGAA gtAAGCAAAGTATTCCTTGGTGCACATGCAATTCTAGCAAATGGTGCAGTAATGTCAAGAGTTGGAACTGCTCAAGTTGCCTTGATGGCAAGAGCTTTTAATATTCCAGTCTTAGTAGCTTGTGAGACTCACAAATCTTGTGAACGTGTACAAACAGATTCTATTGTTTATAACGAATTAG GAAATGCAGATGAGCTTGCACAAGATTATAAAAACGGTAtgcaaaaatcattattatcgaactggaaaacaaaaaaatcattaaatcttttaaatatcatgtACGATGTTACACCAGCCGATTTAGTAACGGCAGTTGTTACAGAATTAGCTATTTTACCATGCACTAGTGTTCCTGTGATTTTACGTATTAAACCatcagaaatttaa